From Montipora foliosa isolate CH-2021 chromosome 6, ASM3666993v2, whole genome shotgun sequence, a single genomic window includes:
- the LOC138006974 gene encoding adenosine receptor A3-like — MIGQSGEFYSTHIANGVFNALLCFTAIILNSITIHAVRRTPSLAKPLKTLLLSLAVSDLCVGLIVHPLHVTLSLLFLKDHEQKNWTLHEQNLTIALAGIGNFLFYASFFSLLALTVDRFLAILFHLRYQDIVTHNRAIVVVISLFVISAFLSSVGFSFTPKQITTTLKIQVISEILCITIIAILYCKIYLTVRRHRNEIRALQVLPLAGENGKKTANAARRFKSVGSTFFVYLVFLACYLPNICINIVAMIHRPSVSISYLVPYFWTLVLLNSSLNPIIYCWKMRNVRHVVKNMVQNVFVCRRT, encoded by the coding sequence ATGATCGGTCAATCTGGAGAATTTTATTCTACGCACATTGCCAATGGAGTATTCAATGCTCTTCTCTGTTTCACAGCCATCATTTTAAACAGCATCACAATTCATGCAGTAAGAAGAACTCCGTCGTTAGCCAAGCCTTTAAAAACTTTGCTTCTGAGCCTGGCTGTTTCTGATCTTTGTGTTGGACTGATTGTTCACCCTTTACACGTTACACTATCGCTGCTATTTTTGAAAGACCACGAACAGAAAAACTGGACACTTCATGAACAAAACCTGACCATCGCATTAGCTGGAATCGGTAATTTCTTATTTTATGCTTCATTCTTTAGTTTGTTGGCTCTAACAGTTGACAGATTCTTAGCAATTCTTTTTCACCTGAGATATCAAGACATCGTGACTCATAATCGCGCGATTGTTGTGGTTATCTCATTGTTTGTCATTAGTGCATTTCTCTCGTCTGTGGGTTTTTCGTTTACGCCGAAGCAAATTACGACGACATTGAAAATTCAAGTCATTTCTGAGATACTTTGTATTACAATTATCGCAATACTTTATTGCAAGATTTATTTAACTGTCCGACGCCACAGAAATGAAATTCGAGCGCTGCAAGTCCTTCCATTGGCTGGAGAAAATGGGAAGAAAACAGCAAATGCCGCGAGGCGTTTCAAATCCGTGGGAAGCACATTCTTCGTCTACTTGGTCTTTCTCGCTTGTTATTTACCTAACATCTGTATTAATATTGTCGCCATGATCCATAGACCTAGCGTCAGTATATCATATTTAGTTCCTTACTTTTGGACTTTGGTGTTGCTCAATTCTTCTTTGAATCCAATAATTTACTGCTGGAAGATGAGAAACGTAAGACACGTTGTTAAAAATATGGTACAAAATGTGTTTGTTTGTCGGCGCACCTAA